The Carassius carassius chromosome 9, fCarCar2.1, whole genome shotgun sequence genome includes a region encoding these proteins:
- the LOC132148818 gene encoding delphilin-like isoform X2, which translates to MMRRFLKSQKGRFSLRQSRSGSRSASKDFYPNPNVLRDFTLDIELALPANNQGWPEDFGFKLGGDGPSYILSVVEGSSAYMAGLQPGDQVLEIDGQNVSSLSTKALIALAQTLKTVPPSIGVVSRIEQMDIAPGPDGRFGFTIVGDSPLLVEDCMPNSPAGRSGLRVGDYVMEVNGIPVKQHETAAAMIKTSQGRTLRLGVLRINRWQKRTSSSMKETYQSGDMVRQDRKHKALEFNKKVEEILGEEPEVKERLFDLLKQYANERDVEGLASTLPEILLTEEHQQLIDSIRIFIPKKHRQRFDEMVSQSLISRLRGRSFSEHRNNRLRRSRSEDHPERLLSVSTRASSVPRTTNEEVVMPPGRGLRKTTSLIAGHASSFSTRRTVRVYKGNQSFGFTLRGHAPVWIDSVIPGSPAEKAGLKPGDRILFLNGLDMRNCSHEKVVSMLQGSGAMPSLVVEDGLPAFTVTEPEQVEVSPRSRAPVLSSLQWIAEILPPSIRVQGRTFSQQLEHLLTLQERYTICKALEAFFQHRNVDTLIVDIFPVLDTPAKQVIWQFIYQLLTYEEQEHCQNKISHFLGYKVTQPEPPAHEPHRRSSSMKVTGTTYRSSVRGRSSDDLVIGTHLGMGISTEPVEVAPMRLTPAERQSGDGTSLPETPNNLTNLSAVYAELENVYAGKRSKSLKTRPPPAPETLVNVDIFPHASSQSIRAHSSSPSVRATSGSRKSASAQHVPPPPPPPPQPDSWSQEPPLSPQCLCYPSDLPSQTSAESNPYISLDSPPLSPPSPPDYPPSPPIRKKRYTFSRPPRTPDTDLFMEVLSEQLGQQLSVDDFLSPENDYEEEVVQMTFQNEEEEEEEEEEEEEEEEEEEEGPYMPPELSSPSEVHSSSEDASSLTYSSSSEHIPPPPQTPPPPPPVQFNDPPPPARFTPDHAPRQLTFRRHPGPPPPPPPRANPPPKRQSIRKVLPTNDELMTQHQVFQEHHSLPVQPTASHPQQSQQQMHQSLPPMPSPEINQSPIPSHAIYEMHHQVHPAQQVHQHHQVQQEHQMHPIHQKKPSRQSQSIKVHQSHRSHQTIQTQLSSSMDRLDRIERKEHFDRHIYDMQPQPLHPEQQVHHDYQMHQSHQAHLSSSMDRLDRLEQIQRLERLEHMERIERLERVDRQMHLAHMPQAVSHAIQPSQQTQQQYHHQMHQAHQAYPLTQSPPPTRHIHQIEHIHQVQPIQSAPQYHQIHQPHQPQQTQQILSTFQPHPSQQQQQLQQQQQQMQQQQQLQQQQQLQQQQQQIRQHQLQQQQQQIQQQQLQQQQQQIQQQQLQQQKQQIQQQQQLQHQQQIQQQQQHRSTPQNHPIAQARQSPQPMYHDHRHHHHNHLEAQSQIQPPSTPQPQTHHHNEGSTVEPPPPPPLPPPCMPPPLPKTSPQKSDSSHMSVKRLRWEQVENSEGTIWGQLEEDSDYDKLSDMVKYLDLELHFGTQKSPVSLPEPSPQVETFKKKDVVEILSHKKAYNASILIAHLKLSPSELRQVLMTMSSERLESSHIKQLLLYAPDDDEVRQYEQYRDDPSKLSEPDQFVLQMLFVPEYKTRLKSLHFKTTLQEKTEEMRGAYDCVFKASLELKNSKKLAKILEFVLAMGNYLNNGQPKTNKTTGFKINFLTELSTTKTVDGKSTFLHILVKSLCQHFPEVLDFGKELDTVPQAAKVNQRNITSDFNDLHATIQDIRFACQKMPATAEDRFSIVMSGFLENSHPAVQSLESLQQRAMEEFCKVASFFGEDGKTTTTESFFGIFAEFMAKFERTLSDIQSTENPPRSPRSPRMTSPEAW; encoded by the exons ATGATGAGAAGATTTCTGAAGAGCCAGAAGGGCCGCTTCTCTCTCCGTCAAAGCCGATCAGGATCCCGCAGTGCCTCCAAAGATTTCT ACCCAAACCCTAATGTGCTGAGAGATTTCACACTGGATATTG AACTGGCCCTTCCAGCAAATAACCAGGGTTGGCCAGAGGACTTTGGCTTCAAGCTGGGTGGAGATGGACCCAGTTACATCCTCTCTGTGGTGGAGGGCAGCAGCGCTTACATGGCCGGACTGCAGCCAGGGGACCAGGTTCTGGAGATCGATGGGCAGAACGTCTCATCCCTCAGCACTAAAGCCCTCATCGCTCTGGCCCAGACCCTTAAGACTGTCCCGCCCAGCATCGGCGTTGTGTCTAGAATTGAACAG ATGGACATTGCCCCGGGGCCCGATGGTCGCTTTGGCTTCACTATAGTGGGGGACAGTCCCCTGCTGGTGGAGGACTGCATGCCGAACTCTCCAGCCGGCCGGAGTGGACTGCGAGTAGGTGACTATGTGATGGAGGTGAATGGGATTCCAGTGAAACAGCACGAGACGGCGGCGGCCATGATCAAGACCTCTCAGGGACGTACGCTGCGTCTGGGCGTGCTGCGGATCAACCGCTGGCAGAAACGCACCAGCAGCAGCATGAAAGAGACCTACCAGAGCGGAGACATGGTGAGGCAGGACCGCAAGCACAAAGCCCTGGAGTTCAACAAGAAG GTTGAGGAGATTTTAGGGGAGGAGCCTGAGGTGAAAGAGAGGCTGTTTGATTTGCTGAAGCAGTATGCAAATGAGAGGGATGTTGAAGGTCTGGCGTCTACACTTCCAGAAATACTGCTCACCGAGGAACATCAGCAACTGATTGACAGCATCAG GATCTTCATCCCTAAGAAGCACAGGCAGCGCTTTGATGAGATGGTCTCCCAGAGTCTGATCAGTCGCTTGAGGGGCCGCAGCTTCAGCGAGCACAGGAACAATCGGCTACGACGCAGCCGGAGCGAAGACCACCCCGAACGGCTGCTGTCTGTGTCCACCCGAGCCAGCTCTGTGCCCCGGACCACCAATGAAGAAGTGGTCATGCCTCCTGGCCGTGGCCTCCGCAAGACCACCTCACTCATCGCAGGCCATGCCAGCTCCTTCTCCACCCGCAG GACTGTACGGGTGTACAAAGGGAACCAGAGTTTCGGGTTTACTCTGCGCGGCCATGCTCCAGTGTGGATCGACTCTGTAATACCAG GCAGCCCTGCTGAGAAGGCGGGTCTCAAACCTGGAGATCGCATCCTGTTTCTCAATGGGTTGGACATGAG GAACTGTTCACATGAGAAGGTTGTGTCCATGCTGCAGGGGAGTGGGGCAATGCCCAGCCTGGTGGTTGAAGATGGCTTGCCGGCCTTCACTGTGACCGAGCCCGAACAGGTGGAGGTTTCTCCCCGCTCCCGTGCTCCTGTGCTTAGCTCCCTGCAGTGGATTGCAGAGATCTTGCCTCCCAGTATCCGCGTACAAGGTCGCACCTTCAGCCAGCAGCTTGAGCACCTTCTCACACTCCAGGAGAGATACACCATCTGCAAGGCCCTGGAAGCCTTCTTCCAGCACAG AAATGTAGACACTTTGATTGTGGACATCTTCCCTGTGTTGGATACCCCAGCAAAACAGGTGATTTGGCAGTTCATTTACCAGCTGCTGACCTATGAGGAGCAGGAACACTGCCAGAACAAGATCTCCCATTTCCTTGGCTATAAAGTTACAC AACCTGAACCTCCAGCCCATGAGCCTCATAGGCGTAGCAGCTCCATGAAGGTGACAGGAACCACCTACAGGAGCAGTGTGAGGGGACGCAGCTCAGATGATCTGGTCATCGGCACTCACCTGGGAATGG GTATTTCCACTGAGCCAGTGGAGGTTGCACCTATGCGACTGACTCCTGCAGAGAGACAATCAGGGGATGGAACATCCTTACCAGAGACGCCCAACAATCTGACTAAT CTGTCAGCTGTGTATGCTGAGCTGGAGAATGTCTATGCCGGGAAGAGATCCAAATCCCTGAAGACTCGACCTCCTCCAGCTCCTGAAACTCTGGTTAACGTAGATATCTTCCCACATGCTTCCTCACAGTCCATCAGGGCACACTCTTCTTCTCCATCTGTTAGGGCCACTTCAG GTAGCCGCAAATCTGCATCAGCCCAGCATGTGCCGCcacctccaccacctcctccacaACCTGACTCTTGGTCGCAGGAGCCTCCACTGAGTCCCCAGTGCCTCTGTTACCCTTCAGATCTTCCCTCTCAAACCAGTGCTGAATCCAACCCATACATCAGTTTAGACAGTCCACCTCTCTCTCCACCCTCTCCTCCGGACTACCCCCCTAGTCCACCCATTCGGAAGAAGCGATACACCTTTTCACGTCCCCCTCGTACCCCTGACACAGATTTGTTCATGGAGGTTCTGAGTGAACAGCTAGGACAGCAGTTATCTGTGGATGACTTCCTGTCACCAGAGAATGACTATGAAGAG GAAGTTGTCCAGATGACATTCCagaatgaggaagaggaggaagaggaagaggaggaggaggaggaggaggaggaggaggaggaagagggtcCGTACATGCCTCCCGAGCTAAGCAGTCCAAGTGAAGTACATAGTAGCAGTGAGGATGCCAGCTCTCTTACCTACTCCTCCAGCTCAGAGCACATTCCTCCACCCCCTCAgactcctcctccccctccccctGTCCAGTTTAATGATCCCCCTCCACCTGCTAGATTCACTCCTGACCATGCACCCCGACAGCTGACTTTCCGTCGCCACCCGGGACCTCCTCCGCCACCTCCGCCAAGAGCTAATCCACCTCCAAAAAGACAATCCATTCGCAAGGTGCTGCCCACAAATGATGAGCTGATGACCCAGCACCAAGTCTTTCAGGAGCACCACTCGCTTCCAGTTCAACCAACAGCCAGCCACCCTCAGCAATCTCAGCAGCAGATGCATCAGTCTCTGCCCCCTATGCCCTCTCCAGAAATAAACCAGTCACCCATCCCCAGTCATGCAATCTATGAGATGCACCATCAGGTTCATCCAGCTCAGCAGGTACATCAACACCACCAGGTGCAACAGGAACACCAGATGCATCCAATTCATCAAAAAAAACCAAGTCGCCAGTCTCAGTCTATCAAAGTACACCAAAGCCATCGCTCACACCAGACTATTCAGACTCAACTCTCTAGCTCCATGGATAGGCTTGACAGGATTGAAAGAAAAGAACACTTTGATAGACATATCTATGACATGCAGCCCCAACCCTTGCATCCAGAACAACAAGTACACCATGATTATCAGATGCATCAGAGTCATCAGGCTCACCTCTCAAGCTCCATGGATAGACTTGACCGATTGGAGCAGATCCAGCGTTTGGAACGATTGGAGCATATGGAACGAATCGAGAGACTGGAGAGAGTGGACAGACAAATGCACCTGGCACACATGCCTCAAGCAGTTTCTCATGCTATTCAACCATCTCAACAAACTCAGCAACAGTACCACCACCAGATGCATCAAGCTCATCAAGCCTACCCACTAACCCAGTCTCCTCCACCAACCCGCCACATTCATCAGATTGAGCACATACACCAGGTTCAGCCAATCCAGTCAGCTCCTCAGTACCATCAGATCCATCAGCCCCACCAACCTCAACAGACCCAACAGATTCTATCAACTTTTCAGCCTCATCCTTCACAACAGCAGCAACAActtcagcagcagcaacagcaaatgcagcagcagcaacaacttcagcagcagcaacagcttcagcagcagcaacagcagattAGGCAGCACCAGcttcagcagcagcaacagcagattcagcagcagcagcttcagcagcagcaacagcagattcagcagcagcagcttcaGCAGCAGAAACAGCAGATTCAGCAGCAACAACAGCTTCAGCACCAACAGCAGattcagcagcagcaacaacatcGCTCAACCCCACAGAATCACCCCATTGCACAGGCCAGACAGAGCCCGCAACCCATGTACCACGATCATCGTCACCACCATCACAACCACCTTGAGGCCCAGTCCCAAATACAACCACCAAGTACACCCCAACCTCAAACTCACCACCACAATGAAGGTTCAACTGTGGAgccacctcctcctccaccttTACCCCCACCTTGCATGCCTCCTCCGCTCCCAAAGACCTCACCGCAAAAATCTGATTCCAGTCATATGAGTGTAAAGCGGTTACGATGGGAACAAGTGGAAAATTCTGAGGGAACCATTTGGGGACAG CTGGAAGAAGACTCTGATTATGACAAGCTGAGTGATATGGTGAAATACCTAGACTTGGAGCTTCATTTTGGGACACAAAAGAGCCCTG TTTCTCTTCCAGAACCCTCACCTCAGGTGGAGACTTTCAAGAAGAAAGATGTGGTGGAGATTCTCTCCCATAAGAAAGCCTACAATGCTT CAATTTTGATTGCCCATCTGAAGCTGTCACCAAGTGAGCTACGCCAGGTGCTGATGACGATGTCGAGTGAACGTTTAGAGTCCTCACATATTAAACAATTGCTCCTATATGCACCAGACGATGATGAGGTTAGACAATACGAGCAGTACAGAGACGACCCGAGTAAACTCAGTGAGCCCGATCAGTTTGTCCTACAG ATGCTATTTGTGCCAGAGTATAAGACCCGTTTGAAAAGCCTGCATTTTAAGACTACATTGCAAGAGAAAACAGAAGAGATGAGGGGGGCCTACGactgtgttttcaaggcttcattGGAGCTCAAGAACAGCAAAAAACTGGCCAAGATTCTGGAG tttgtGCTGGCTATGGGGAATTATCTGAATAACGGCCAACCCAAGACCAATAAAACAACTGGATTTAAGATCAATTTTCTCACTGAA CTTAGTACCACCAAAACAGTGGATGGAAAGTCAACATTTCTGCATATCCTGGTGAAATCATTGTGCCAGCATTTTCCCGAGGTTCTGGACTTTGGGAAGGAGCTTGACACAGTCCCACAA
- the LOC132148818 gene encoding delphilin-like isoform X1 — translation MMRRFLKSQKGRFSLRQSRSGSRSASKDFYPNPNVLRDFTLDIELALPANNQGWPEDFGFKLGGDGPSYILSVVEGSSAYMAGLQPGDQVLEIDGQNVSSLSTKALIALAQTLKTVPPSIGVVSRIEQMDIAPGPDGRFGFTIVGDSPLLVEDCMPNSPAGRSGLRVGDYVMEVNGIPVKQHETAAAMIKTSQGRTLRLGVLRINRWQKRTSSSMKETYQSGDMVRQDRKHKALEFNKKVEEILGEEPEVKERLFDLLKQYANERDVEGLASTLPEILLTEEHQQLIDSIRIFIPKKHRQRFDEMVSQSLISRLRGRSFSEHRNNRLRRSRSEDHPERLLSVSTRASSVPRTTNEEVVMPPGRGLRKTTSLIAGHASSFSTRRTVRVYKGNQSFGFTLRGHAPVWIDSVIPGSPAEKAGLKPGDRILFLNGLDMRNCSHEKVVSMLQGSGAMPSLVVEDGLPAFTVTEPEQVEVSPRSRAPVLSSLQWIAEILPPSIRVQGRTFSQQLEHLLTLQERYTICKALEAFFQHRNVDTLIVDIFPVLDTPAKQVIWQFIYQLLTYEEQEHCQNKISHFLGYKVTLPSAEPEPPAHEPHRRSSSMKVTGTTYRSSVRGRSSDDLVIGTHLGMGISTEPVEVAPMRLTPAERQSGDGTSLPETPNNLTNLSAVYAELENVYAGKRSKSLKTRPPPAPETLVNVDIFPHASSQSIRAHSSSPSVRATSGSRKSASAQHVPPPPPPPPQPDSWSQEPPLSPQCLCYPSDLPSQTSAESNPYISLDSPPLSPPSPPDYPPSPPIRKKRYTFSRPPRTPDTDLFMEVLSEQLGQQLSVDDFLSPENDYEEEVVQMTFQNEEEEEEEEEEEEEEEEEEEEGPYMPPELSSPSEVHSSSEDASSLTYSSSSEHIPPPPQTPPPPPPVQFNDPPPPARFTPDHAPRQLTFRRHPGPPPPPPPRANPPPKRQSIRKVLPTNDELMTQHQVFQEHHSLPVQPTASHPQQSQQQMHQSLPPMPSPEINQSPIPSHAIYEMHHQVHPAQQVHQHHQVQQEHQMHPIHQKKPSRQSQSIKVHQSHRSHQTIQTQLSSSMDRLDRIERKEHFDRHIYDMQPQPLHPEQQVHHDYQMHQSHQAHLSSSMDRLDRLEQIQRLERLEHMERIERLERVDRQMHLAHMPQAVSHAIQPSQQTQQQYHHQMHQAHQAYPLTQSPPPTRHIHQIEHIHQVQPIQSAPQYHQIHQPHQPQQTQQILSTFQPHPSQQQQQLQQQQQQMQQQQQLQQQQQLQQQQQQIRQHQLQQQQQQIQQQQLQQQQQQIQQQQLQQQKQQIQQQQQLQHQQQIQQQQQHRSTPQNHPIAQARQSPQPMYHDHRHHHHNHLEAQSQIQPPSTPQPQTHHHNEGSTVEPPPPPPLPPPCMPPPLPKTSPQKSDSSHMSVKRLRWEQVENSEGTIWGQLEEDSDYDKLSDMVKYLDLELHFGTQKSPVSLPEPSPQVETFKKKDVVEILSHKKAYNASILIAHLKLSPSELRQVLMTMSSERLESSHIKQLLLYAPDDDEVRQYEQYRDDPSKLSEPDQFVLQMLFVPEYKTRLKSLHFKTTLQEKTEEMRGAYDCVFKASLELKNSKKLAKILEFVLAMGNYLNNGQPKTNKTTGFKINFLTELSTTKTVDGKSTFLHILVKSLCQHFPEVLDFGKELDTVPQAAKVNQRNITSDFNDLHATIQDIRFACQKMPATAEDRFSIVMSGFLENSHPAVQSLESLQQRAMEEFCKVASFFGEDGKTTTTESFFGIFAEFMAKFERTLSDIQSTENPPRSPRSPRMTSPEAW, via the exons ATGATGAGAAGATTTCTGAAGAGCCAGAAGGGCCGCTTCTCTCTCCGTCAAAGCCGATCAGGATCCCGCAGTGCCTCCAAAGATTTCT ACCCAAACCCTAATGTGCTGAGAGATTTCACACTGGATATTG AACTGGCCCTTCCAGCAAATAACCAGGGTTGGCCAGAGGACTTTGGCTTCAAGCTGGGTGGAGATGGACCCAGTTACATCCTCTCTGTGGTGGAGGGCAGCAGCGCTTACATGGCCGGACTGCAGCCAGGGGACCAGGTTCTGGAGATCGATGGGCAGAACGTCTCATCCCTCAGCACTAAAGCCCTCATCGCTCTGGCCCAGACCCTTAAGACTGTCCCGCCCAGCATCGGCGTTGTGTCTAGAATTGAACAG ATGGACATTGCCCCGGGGCCCGATGGTCGCTTTGGCTTCACTATAGTGGGGGACAGTCCCCTGCTGGTGGAGGACTGCATGCCGAACTCTCCAGCCGGCCGGAGTGGACTGCGAGTAGGTGACTATGTGATGGAGGTGAATGGGATTCCAGTGAAACAGCACGAGACGGCGGCGGCCATGATCAAGACCTCTCAGGGACGTACGCTGCGTCTGGGCGTGCTGCGGATCAACCGCTGGCAGAAACGCACCAGCAGCAGCATGAAAGAGACCTACCAGAGCGGAGACATGGTGAGGCAGGACCGCAAGCACAAAGCCCTGGAGTTCAACAAGAAG GTTGAGGAGATTTTAGGGGAGGAGCCTGAGGTGAAAGAGAGGCTGTTTGATTTGCTGAAGCAGTATGCAAATGAGAGGGATGTTGAAGGTCTGGCGTCTACACTTCCAGAAATACTGCTCACCGAGGAACATCAGCAACTGATTGACAGCATCAG GATCTTCATCCCTAAGAAGCACAGGCAGCGCTTTGATGAGATGGTCTCCCAGAGTCTGATCAGTCGCTTGAGGGGCCGCAGCTTCAGCGAGCACAGGAACAATCGGCTACGACGCAGCCGGAGCGAAGACCACCCCGAACGGCTGCTGTCTGTGTCCACCCGAGCCAGCTCTGTGCCCCGGACCACCAATGAAGAAGTGGTCATGCCTCCTGGCCGTGGCCTCCGCAAGACCACCTCACTCATCGCAGGCCATGCCAGCTCCTTCTCCACCCGCAG GACTGTACGGGTGTACAAAGGGAACCAGAGTTTCGGGTTTACTCTGCGCGGCCATGCTCCAGTGTGGATCGACTCTGTAATACCAG GCAGCCCTGCTGAGAAGGCGGGTCTCAAACCTGGAGATCGCATCCTGTTTCTCAATGGGTTGGACATGAG GAACTGTTCACATGAGAAGGTTGTGTCCATGCTGCAGGGGAGTGGGGCAATGCCCAGCCTGGTGGTTGAAGATGGCTTGCCGGCCTTCACTGTGACCGAGCCCGAACAGGTGGAGGTTTCTCCCCGCTCCCGTGCTCCTGTGCTTAGCTCCCTGCAGTGGATTGCAGAGATCTTGCCTCCCAGTATCCGCGTACAAGGTCGCACCTTCAGCCAGCAGCTTGAGCACCTTCTCACACTCCAGGAGAGATACACCATCTGCAAGGCCCTGGAAGCCTTCTTCCAGCACAG AAATGTAGACACTTTGATTGTGGACATCTTCCCTGTGTTGGATACCCCAGCAAAACAGGTGATTTGGCAGTTCATTTACCAGCTGCTGACCTATGAGGAGCAGGAACACTGCCAGAACAAGATCTCCCATTTCCTTGGCTATAAAGTTACAC TGCCATCAGCAGAACCTGAACCTCCAGCCCATGAGCCTCATAGGCGTAGCAGCTCCATGAAGGTGACAGGAACCACCTACAGGAGCAGTGTGAGGGGACGCAGCTCAGATGATCTGGTCATCGGCACTCACCTGGGAATGG GTATTTCCACTGAGCCAGTGGAGGTTGCACCTATGCGACTGACTCCTGCAGAGAGACAATCAGGGGATGGAACATCCTTACCAGAGACGCCCAACAATCTGACTAAT CTGTCAGCTGTGTATGCTGAGCTGGAGAATGTCTATGCCGGGAAGAGATCCAAATCCCTGAAGACTCGACCTCCTCCAGCTCCTGAAACTCTGGTTAACGTAGATATCTTCCCACATGCTTCCTCACAGTCCATCAGGGCACACTCTTCTTCTCCATCTGTTAGGGCCACTTCAG GTAGCCGCAAATCTGCATCAGCCCAGCATGTGCCGCcacctccaccacctcctccacaACCTGACTCTTGGTCGCAGGAGCCTCCACTGAGTCCCCAGTGCCTCTGTTACCCTTCAGATCTTCCCTCTCAAACCAGTGCTGAATCCAACCCATACATCAGTTTAGACAGTCCACCTCTCTCTCCACCCTCTCCTCCGGACTACCCCCCTAGTCCACCCATTCGGAAGAAGCGATACACCTTTTCACGTCCCCCTCGTACCCCTGACACAGATTTGTTCATGGAGGTTCTGAGTGAACAGCTAGGACAGCAGTTATCTGTGGATGACTTCCTGTCACCAGAGAATGACTATGAAGAG GAAGTTGTCCAGATGACATTCCagaatgaggaagaggaggaagaggaagaggaggaggaggaggaggaggaggaggaggaggaagagggtcCGTACATGCCTCCCGAGCTAAGCAGTCCAAGTGAAGTACATAGTAGCAGTGAGGATGCCAGCTCTCTTACCTACTCCTCCAGCTCAGAGCACATTCCTCCACCCCCTCAgactcctcctccccctccccctGTCCAGTTTAATGATCCCCCTCCACCTGCTAGATTCACTCCTGACCATGCACCCCGACAGCTGACTTTCCGTCGCCACCCGGGACCTCCTCCGCCACCTCCGCCAAGAGCTAATCCACCTCCAAAAAGACAATCCATTCGCAAGGTGCTGCCCACAAATGATGAGCTGATGACCCAGCACCAAGTCTTTCAGGAGCACCACTCGCTTCCAGTTCAACCAACAGCCAGCCACCCTCAGCAATCTCAGCAGCAGATGCATCAGTCTCTGCCCCCTATGCCCTCTCCAGAAATAAACCAGTCACCCATCCCCAGTCATGCAATCTATGAGATGCACCATCAGGTTCATCCAGCTCAGCAGGTACATCAACACCACCAGGTGCAACAGGAACACCAGATGCATCCAATTCATCAAAAAAAACCAAGTCGCCAGTCTCAGTCTATCAAAGTACACCAAAGCCATCGCTCACACCAGACTATTCAGACTCAACTCTCTAGCTCCATGGATAGGCTTGACAGGATTGAAAGAAAAGAACACTTTGATAGACATATCTATGACATGCAGCCCCAACCCTTGCATCCAGAACAACAAGTACACCATGATTATCAGATGCATCAGAGTCATCAGGCTCACCTCTCAAGCTCCATGGATAGACTTGACCGATTGGAGCAGATCCAGCGTTTGGAACGATTGGAGCATATGGAACGAATCGAGAGACTGGAGAGAGTGGACAGACAAATGCACCTGGCACACATGCCTCAAGCAGTTTCTCATGCTATTCAACCATCTCAACAAACTCAGCAACAGTACCACCACCAGATGCATCAAGCTCATCAAGCCTACCCACTAACCCAGTCTCCTCCACCAACCCGCCACATTCATCAGATTGAGCACATACACCAGGTTCAGCCAATCCAGTCAGCTCCTCAGTACCATCAGATCCATCAGCCCCACCAACCTCAACAGACCCAACAGATTCTATCAACTTTTCAGCCTCATCCTTCACAACAGCAGCAACAActtcagcagcagcaacagcaaatgcagcagcagcaacaacttcagcagcagcaacagcttcagcagcagcaacagcagattAGGCAGCACCAGcttcagcagcagcaacagcagattcagcagcagcagcttcagcagcagcaacagcagattcagcagcagcagcttcaGCAGCAGAAACAGCAGATTCAGCAGCAACAACAGCTTCAGCACCAACAGCAGattcagcagcagcaacaacatcGCTCAACCCCACAGAATCACCCCATTGCACAGGCCAGACAGAGCCCGCAACCCATGTACCACGATCATCGTCACCACCATCACAACCACCTTGAGGCCCAGTCCCAAATACAACCACCAAGTACACCCCAACCTCAAACTCACCACCACAATGAAGGTTCAACTGTGGAgccacctcctcctccaccttTACCCCCACCTTGCATGCCTCCTCCGCTCCCAAAGACCTCACCGCAAAAATCTGATTCCAGTCATATGAGTGTAAAGCGGTTACGATGGGAACAAGTGGAAAATTCTGAGGGAACCATTTGGGGACAG CTGGAAGAAGACTCTGATTATGACAAGCTGAGTGATATGGTGAAATACCTAGACTTGGAGCTTCATTTTGGGACACAAAAGAGCCCTG TTTCTCTTCCAGAACCCTCACCTCAGGTGGAGACTTTCAAGAAGAAAGATGTGGTGGAGATTCTCTCCCATAAGAAAGCCTACAATGCTT CAATTTTGATTGCCCATCTGAAGCTGTCACCAAGTGAGCTACGCCAGGTGCTGATGACGATGTCGAGTGAACGTTTAGAGTCCTCACATATTAAACAATTGCTCCTATATGCACCAGACGATGATGAGGTTAGACAATACGAGCAGTACAGAGACGACCCGAGTAAACTCAGTGAGCCCGATCAGTTTGTCCTACAG ATGCTATTTGTGCCAGAGTATAAGACCCGTTTGAAAAGCCTGCATTTTAAGACTACATTGCAAGAGAAAACAGAAGAGATGAGGGGGGCCTACGactgtgttttcaaggcttcattGGAGCTCAAGAACAGCAAAAAACTGGCCAAGATTCTGGAG tttgtGCTGGCTATGGGGAATTATCTGAATAACGGCCAACCCAAGACCAATAAAACAACTGGATTTAAGATCAATTTTCTCACTGAA CTTAGTACCACCAAAACAGTGGATGGAAAGTCAACATTTCTGCATATCCTGGTGAAATCATTGTGCCAGCATTTTCCCGAGGTTCTGGACTTTGGGAAGGAGCTTGACACAGTCCCACAA